The following coding sequences lie in one Myxococcus xanthus genomic window:
- a CDS encoding HAD family hydrolase, giving the protein MRPRAVFFDLDDTLIDRAGAFTRYVDTLVSRYLSLLPEARRAEAVVWMHEVDGRGGASRSAFCQQVTKAYPCLGLTPDALWEDMASRLPLLVQEDAGVCDWVASVARCRPVAVVSNGSARVQRTKLARAGLAEVLPDVFLSGEVGASKPDARIFEAALAHVGRSPEEVLHVGDDPERDVVGAARLGMATCWVSHGRPWPSALPPPMFTVECIPSRLDDIAGVLKRWT; this is encoded by the coding sequence ATGCGGCCCCGGGCCGTCTTCTTCGACTTGGATGACACGCTGATTGACCGCGCGGGCGCCTTCACGCGCTACGTGGACACGCTCGTCTCCCGTTACTTGTCGTTGCTCCCCGAGGCTCGGCGTGCCGAAGCCGTGGTCTGGATGCACGAGGTGGATGGGCGTGGCGGCGCGTCCCGGAGCGCGTTCTGTCAGCAGGTGACGAAGGCGTACCCATGCCTGGGCCTCACGCCAGACGCGCTCTGGGAGGACATGGCGTCGCGCCTGCCTCTGCTCGTCCAGGAGGACGCGGGCGTCTGTGATTGGGTGGCCTCCGTGGCCCGTTGCCGGCCGGTGGCGGTGGTGTCCAATGGCTCGGCGCGGGTGCAGCGCACGAAGCTGGCCCGCGCGGGGCTCGCGGAGGTGCTGCCGGATGTCTTCCTCTCCGGCGAGGTAGGCGCTTCGAAGCCGGATGCCCGCATCTTCGAGGCCGCGCTGGCCCACGTCGGACGTTCGCCGGAAGAGGTGCTGCACGTGGGAGACGACCCGGAGCGGGACGTCGTGGGCGCCGCGCGGCTGGGAATGGCCACTTGCTGGGTGTCTCACGGCCGGCCGTGGCCCTCCGCGCTGCCGCCGCCCATGTTCACGGTGGAGTGCATCCCTTCGCGCCTCGACGACATCGCCGGAGTGCTCAAGCGATGGACATGA
- a CDS encoding STM4013/SEN3800 family hydrolase, with the protein MDMNAVVGTHDLLFITLDTLRFDVAEALAAQGRTPNLSALLPGGQWEQRHSPASFTYAAHHAFFAGFLPTPATPGLHPRLFSMRFEGSETTASDTCVLDAPDLVTGLAGRGYHTVCIGGVGFFNKRNPLGNVLPGLFAESHWSSELGVTDARSTEHQVALAVQRLEALPREQRVFLFINVSALHQPNRHYVPGATQDSRESHAAALAYVDSQLPPLFAALRRRGPAFCIVCSDHGTTYGEDGFTGHRLAHPVVWTVPYAEFLLP; encoded by the coding sequence ATGGACATGAACGCGGTGGTCGGCACGCACGACCTGCTCTTCATCACCCTGGACACCCTGCGCTTCGACGTCGCCGAGGCGCTCGCGGCCCAGGGGCGCACGCCGAACCTCTCCGCGCTGCTGCCTGGAGGCCAGTGGGAGCAGCGGCACTCTCCCGCGAGCTTCACGTACGCTGCGCACCACGCCTTCTTCGCGGGCTTCCTGCCCACGCCCGCGACGCCGGGTCTACATCCCCGGTTGTTCTCGATGCGCTTCGAGGGCAGCGAGACGACGGCCTCGGACACCTGCGTGCTGGACGCGCCGGACCTCGTCACGGGGCTGGCGGGCCGCGGGTACCACACCGTCTGCATTGGCGGCGTGGGCTTCTTCAACAAGCGCAATCCGCTGGGCAACGTGCTCCCCGGGCTCTTCGCGGAGAGCCACTGGAGCTCCGAGTTGGGCGTGACGGACGCTCGGTCCACCGAGCACCAGGTGGCGCTGGCCGTCCAGCGGCTGGAGGCGCTGCCGCGTGAGCAGCGCGTCTTCCTCTTCATCAACGTGTCGGCGCTGCATCAGCCGAACCGGCATTATGTGCCCGGCGCCACCCAGGACTCGCGCGAGTCGCACGCCGCGGCATTGGCGTACGTGGACTCGCAGCTCCCGCCGTTGTTCGCCGCCCTGCGGCGCCGGGGGCCCGCCTTCTGCATCGTCTGCTCGGACCATGGCACCACCTACGGCGAGGACGGCTTCACCGGCCATCGCCTGGCCCACCCCGTGGTGTGGACGGTGCCCTACGCTGAATTCCTGCTACCTTGA